Proteins co-encoded in one Inquilinus sp. Marseille-Q2685 genomic window:
- a CDS encoding DUF4170 domain-containing protein has product MTTRPNRFWIIGGEYADTRFDRLIDGTESLQGPFDNYDEALHAWRQLASATTSNAHQRYTIAHEGAR; this is encoded by the coding sequence ATGACCACCCGACCGAACCGCTTCTGGATCATCGGCGGCGAATATGCCGACACCCGCTTCGACCGGCTGATCGACGGCACCGAAAGCCTGCAGGGCCCGTTCGACAACTACGACGAGGCGCTGCACGCCTGGCGGCAGCTGGCCTCGGCCACCACCAGCAACGCGCATCAGCGCTACACCATCGCGCATGAGGGGGCTCGATAG
- the aceA gene encoding isocitrate lyase — MAPLDSPTPTRSVAGRFDGIVRDYAPADVERLRGSVRIEHTLARLGAERLWELMHKRDFVNSLGATNGTQAMQQVRAGLEAIYLSGWQVAADANTAGQMYPDQSLYPADSVPEAVRRINRTLQRADQIEHAEGGAKRHWFAPIVADAEAGFGGPLNAFELMKAMIEAGAAGVHFEDQLASEKKCGHLGGKVLVPMRSFIRTLNAARLAADVMDVPTVLLARTDAESAKLITSDIDERDHPFIDRTTRTEEGFHPIKPENRMEYCIARGLAFAPYADLLWMETSKPDLGQAKRFAEGIHKHFPGKLLAYNCSPSFNWKANLDDATIAKFQRELGAMGYKFQFITLAGFHSLNYATFELARGYKDRQMAAYSELQQAEFAAEANGYTATKHQREVGTGYFDAVSLAISGGKASTTALRESTEAAQFH, encoded by the coding sequence ATGGCTCCCCTCGACTCCCCGACCCCGACCCGAAGCGTTGCCGGCCGGTTCGACGGCATCGTCCGGGACTACGCCCCGGCCGATGTCGAGCGGCTGCGCGGATCGGTCCGGATCGAGCACACGCTGGCCCGGCTCGGCGCCGAGCGGCTGTGGGAGCTGATGCACAAGCGCGACTTCGTCAATTCGCTCGGCGCCACCAACGGCACCCAGGCGATGCAGCAGGTGCGGGCGGGGCTGGAGGCGATCTACCTCTCCGGCTGGCAGGTGGCGGCCGACGCCAACACCGCCGGCCAGATGTATCCGGACCAGAGCCTGTATCCGGCGGATTCGGTGCCGGAGGCGGTGCGCCGGATCAACCGCACGCTGCAGCGCGCCGACCAGATCGAGCATGCCGAGGGCGGCGCCAAGCGCCACTGGTTCGCGCCGATCGTGGCCGATGCCGAGGCCGGCTTCGGCGGGCCGCTGAACGCCTTCGAGCTGATGAAGGCGATGATCGAGGCCGGCGCCGCGGGCGTGCATTTCGAGGACCAGCTGGCGTCGGAGAAGAAGTGCGGCCATCTCGGCGGCAAGGTGCTTGTGCCGATGCGCAGCTTCATCCGCACCCTCAACGCCGCCCGCCTCGCCGCCGACGTAATGGACGTGCCGACCGTGCTGCTGGCCCGCACCGACGCCGAGAGCGCCAAGCTGATCACCAGCGACATCGATGAGCGCGACCATCCCTTCATCGACCGCACCACCCGCACCGAGGAGGGTTTCCATCCGATCAAGCCGGAGAACCGGATGGAGTATTGCATCGCCCGCGGCCTGGCCTTCGCGCCCTATGCCGACCTCTTGTGGATGGAGACGTCGAAGCCCGATCTCGGCCAGGCCAAGCGCTTCGCCGAAGGGATCCATAAGCACTTCCCGGGCAAGCTCCTGGCCTACAACTGCTCGCCCAGCTTCAACTGGAAGGCCAATCTCGACGACGCGACGATCGCCAAGTTCCAGCGTGAGCTGGGGGCCATGGGCTACAAGTTCCAGTTCATTACCCTGGCCGGCTTCCACAGCCTGAACTACGCCACCTTCGAGCTGGCGCGCGGCTACAAGGACCGGCAGATGGCCGCCTATTCCGAGCTGCAGCAGGCGGAGTTCGCGGCCGAGGCCAACGGCTACACCGCGACCAAGCACCAGCGCGAGGTCGGCACCGGATACTTCGACGCCGTCAGCCTCGCCATCTCCGGCGGCAAGGCCTCGACCACCGCGCTGCGGGAATCGACCGAAGCCGCCCAGTTCCACTGA